One genomic segment of Candidatus Berkiella aquae includes these proteins:
- a CDS encoding LuxR C-terminal-related transcriptional regulator, with the protein MMSLQPNNIIYESESIVKEILKPLTRCSDIHYFCYGVNYPDTRGFTLNSNAKYYESWFFYEIPLCGFYLPNGWTCWKNTFTKKQKEVADELNIGDGYYFVKKNENFTEIFAYGTTSENTAEVYDFFMNNQVLLRKFNMYFIENAKGLIAKAKMNLVKPLKKMVVTPEMRVSMQHDTVASNQFFTENTRPFSFFSDREAACFRMILKGFSNEEISNSLKLSVKTVESYISRIKSKLQLSSTNRNKIIQWAHEMGYVDTSMIDC; encoded by the coding sequence ATGATGAGCTTACAACCCAACAATATTATTTATGAAAGTGAAAGCATTGTTAAAGAGATACTAAAGCCATTAACAAGATGCAGTGATATTCACTATTTTTGCTATGGTGTTAATTATCCGGACACGCGCGGTTTTACATTGAATTCAAATGCGAAATATTATGAATCATGGTTTTTTTATGAAATTCCTTTATGCGGTTTTTACCTTCCCAATGGATGGACATGCTGGAAAAACACGTTCACTAAAAAACAAAAGGAAGTTGCTGATGAATTAAATATTGGCGATGGCTATTATTTTGTTAAAAAGAATGAAAACTTCACTGAAATATTTGCCTATGGAACTACTTCAGAAAACACAGCTGAAGTATACGATTTTTTCATGAATAATCAGGTTTTATTGAGAAAATTTAACATGTATTTTATTGAGAATGCAAAAGGGTTAATTGCAAAGGCTAAAATGAACTTGGTGAAACCTTTAAAAAAGATGGTTGTTACACCAGAAATGAGAGTCTCAATGCAACATGACACAGTTGCAAGTAATCAGTTTTTCACAGAAAACACCAGGCCTTTTAGTTTTTTTTCCGATCGAGAAGCGGCTTGCTTTCGTATGATCTTAAAAGGGTTTTCTAATGAAGAAATAAGCAATTCATTAAAACTATCCGTTAAAACAGTTGAATCGTATATTTCTCGAATCAAATCTAAACTGCAATTGAGTTCTACTAATAGAAATAAGATTATACAATGGGCCCATGAAATGGGCTATGTTGATACCTCGATGATTGATTGTTAA
- a CDS encoding autotransporter domain-containing protein, whose amino-acid sequence MHVIREKKIHLSSMVIASTLFGFFSSAAYSFTSLDLLANLSNSNFYPPTTGYNYISPLVTFDVVDGDNVGTTNGISIDNNFGNNALLCLGTGCIGTVFNFDGTTTVAGTVGATNPIGTINLLGASKTVTFQGDINVNTSLNFGVGSNASTTITLANGVDVDGDITTAVANTGTLQLLGNNIITEGVGTALLPLNAINLSGGAGTVVEFKGVNNEPIVAKTMNFLGNATVQIDAAVPNLTANIETNLNNQGTLTYVGGSALSVLNGTIGASSGNSLANLNLNTGNAAIANTFEVTGATFKVANINLFDNAGAVQTTLILNNPNLALTSQITPQTNNTDILDVNNATSITGGIGTATNAFAEVKVGAINPLIINGNIYATNTNFYGDQTLTLQNANTLISGNIGNATGLAGKGTLLFQGSGEVTGTIGANQSLNSVNLSGPAANVIFDGNVTAVNGLNFVAGATANTTASLANNVTLTGNIDANAANIGTLQFLGNATVTGTVGAANTLHQINLSGATGQQVNFQNDIDTTLLVFQNNATASLAAGKTLTGNVDSTMANSGVLQFVGAGTVTGSIGATNPLNLITLNSGGGANTIELDGATIQASTINIEGAGGTTLLLNDVLAPMQLTANITTNNNGIDTLNVLNPGGNTTITGNIGSATNLFNLVKIGANTDTTVAGDIFANNVQFQGDHLLTINGNIDSAITTLNNNTGSLIIASSSTINSPIGGVGFLLKNVTIQGGLGTTVDLSDNLFVTDTIVKSGSNLLSSDNVAVNGNLTIQDANSALSVANSTNLTVNGNFNLGAGTFYNLDMGGNNLTTGLLTVNGIATISPNAKITIANPSVTDITQTHTIPIITAGLGSNLSVLPVINASLFFDITSQVTGPGNTILQLVLTPKANAGMLSNLPGGTIGSILINIGLSNQATGELQAIIEQLSSYTTLASLNAALAQLAPTVDGGTVQASFDAQSLALNEFSDQIDYSTRRRGYAAGDWNQYSGAWIKLYGQEADQSERDSVAGYHDEMVGVALGGDVLITDDALAGLGLSFSTAKVKHDVSAGTNTQINSYQATVYGRYEFFNPLYLDWFGAITYNTYQQQRNVSIGSFFMSPSSNYDGWQTGLKGELGYVFDQDCWHIIPIFSLYYSHLSLDSYTETGGGTANQNVNEQSYDLFQAGIGIRVAYDYLTPQITWQPEVHARIFYDFVGDTVATTSQFIGAGPSFVTEGAKPAQTSYNLGLKLTAFEHENLTLTASYDFLFKEDFTSNTAYLKFRYDWDHCVRIVDVLAPLKMHSQRPEIMEERVVRTLPPSSDAYSGDYDDSVWQVQVGAFSNPENARVMVDKLRLAGYAVYTELKKHSGRTLVVVLVDDLHSRNEAENVKQLLHKQFNVKGQIVH is encoded by the coding sequence ATGCACGTCATACGTGAAAAAAAAATTCATTTGTCTTCAATGGTCATTGCTTCAACCTTATTTGGTTTCTTCTCAAGTGCAGCTTATTCCTTTACTTCTCTTGATTTATTAGCCAATTTATCAAATTCGAACTTTTACCCACCAACTACCGGGTATAATTATATCTCTCCTTTAGTGACTTTCGATGTGGTTGATGGCGACAATGTGGGCACCACCAATGGCATATCGATTGATAATAACTTTGGTAATAATGCCTTATTATGTTTAGGTACCGGTTGTATCGGAACGGTTTTTAACTTTGATGGTACGACAACTGTAGCAGGCACAGTTGGTGCCACAAACCCCATCGGCACGATAAATTTATTAGGCGCAAGTAAAACCGTCACCTTTCAAGGTGATATTAACGTTAATACTTCTCTGAATTTTGGGGTGGGTTCGAATGCAAGCACAACAATAACACTTGCAAATGGAGTAGATGTTGATGGCGACATTACTACCGCTGTAGCCAATACAGGTACGTTGCAATTGCTAGGCAATAACATCATTACGGAAGGCGTGGGTACGGCCTTACTTCCTTTAAATGCGATTAATCTATCAGGTGGTGCAGGAACTGTTGTTGAGTTCAAAGGCGTAAACAACGAGCCTATTGTCGCAAAAACAATGAATTTTCTGGGAAATGCAACGGTACAAATCGATGCCGCTGTACCCAATCTAACTGCCAATATTGAAACCAATCTTAACAATCAAGGAACGTTAACATATGTTGGAGGGAGTGCACTGAGTGTTTTAAATGGAACAATTGGTGCAAGCTCTGGAAATTCTTTGGCTAATTTGAACCTCAATACAGGTAACGCAGCGATTGCCAATACTTTTGAAGTAACGGGTGCGACATTTAAAGTTGCGAATATCAATCTATTTGATAATGCGGGCGCAGTTCAAACCACCCTCATACTTAATAATCCTAATTTGGCTTTAACCAGTCAAATTACCCCTCAAACAAATAACACCGATATTCTAGATGTCAATAATGCAACGAGCATAACAGGGGGCATAGGGACTGCAACAAATGCCTTTGCTGAAGTTAAAGTAGGCGCGATTAATCCATTGATTATTAATGGTAATATCTATGCAACGAATACCAATTTTTATGGCGATCAAACCTTAACCTTACAAAATGCGAATACTCTGATTAGTGGCAATATTGGTAATGCAACTGGATTGGCAGGAAAGGGAACGCTCTTATTTCAAGGCAGTGGGGAAGTCACTGGAACGATTGGTGCCAATCAATCGCTAAATAGCGTTAATTTAAGCGGTCCTGCTGCGAATGTCATTTTCGATGGGAATGTGACGGCCGTTAATGGTCTCAATTTTGTCGCAGGCGCAACAGCTAACACTACAGCAAGTCTTGCCAATAACGTGACGTTAACAGGGAATATCGATGCGAATGCCGCTAACATTGGTACTTTACAGTTCTTAGGTAATGCCACCGTGACAGGCACGGTAGGTGCTGCGAATACTCTCCATCAAATCAATTTATCTGGCGCAACTGGCCAACAAGTTAATTTTCAAAATGATATAGATACCACCTTGCTAGTTTTTCAAAATAATGCAACAGCAAGCTTAGCGGCAGGCAAAACGCTAACCGGTAATGTTGATTCAACGATGGCTAATTCAGGCGTTTTACAATTCGTTGGTGCGGGTACTGTGACAGGGTCGATTGGTGCCACTAATCCATTAAATTTAATCACTTTAAATTCAGGCGGTGGCGCGAATACGATTGAACTCGATGGTGCAACCATACAGGCATCAACCATTAACATCGAAGGAGCAGGCGGAACAACGTTGCTGCTTAATGATGTGCTAGCCCCCATGCAATTAACTGCTAATATAACAACCAATAATAATGGCATCGATACATTGAATGTATTGAATCCAGGCGGGAATACAACCATAACAGGCAACATTGGTTCTGCAACCAATCTATTTAATTTGGTCAAAATAGGTGCTAATACCGATACAACCGTGGCTGGTGACATTTTTGCTAATAACGTGCAATTTCAAGGTGATCATCTATTAACCATCAACGGTAACATTGATAGCGCTATTACAACGCTTAACAATAATACAGGTTCGTTAATTATTGCTTCATCCAGTACCATCAATTCGCCGATTGGTGGTGTTGGATTTTTGCTAAAAAATGTAACCATTCAAGGCGGGTTAGGGACAACCGTAGACTTAAGCGATAATTTATTCGTTACTGATACCATTGTTAAGTCAGGCAGTAATTTACTAAGTTCTGACAATGTCGCTGTTAACGGCAATTTAACGATACAAGATGCAAACAGTGCCTTGAGTGTAGCCAATAGCACTAATCTTACTGTGAATGGTAATTTTAATTTAGGCGCTGGAACCTTTTACAATTTAGATATGGGAGGTAATAACCTAACAACTGGTTTGTTAACGGTTAATGGGATAGCCACCATTTCACCTAATGCTAAAATTACGATTGCCAATCCTTCGGTTACAGATATAACCCAGACACACACTATTCCTATTATTACAGCAGGATTAGGTAGCAATCTTTCCGTCTTACCAGTGATTAATGCTAGCTTATTTTTTGATATTACATCGCAAGTAACAGGACCTGGAAATACCATATTGCAATTGGTTTTAACACCCAAAGCAAATGCCGGTATGCTGTCTAATCTTCCTGGGGGAACCATTGGTTCAATATTGATTAATATTGGATTAAGTAATCAAGCAACAGGTGAGTTGCAAGCTATCATTGAACAATTATCATCTTACACCACCTTGGCATCACTTAATGCAGCCTTGGCGCAACTTGCTCCTACCGTTGATGGGGGTACTGTGCAAGCAAGCTTTGATGCACAATCATTGGCATTAAATGAGTTTAGCGACCAAATCGATTATAGTACAAGACGTCGAGGTTACGCTGCGGGTGATTGGAATCAATATTCTGGTGCTTGGATCAAACTTTATGGTCAAGAAGCCGATCAGAGCGAGCGTGATTCCGTTGCGGGCTATCATGATGAGATGGTAGGAGTTGCATTAGGCGGCGATGTGTTAATCACCGATGATGCTCTTGCTGGCTTAGGTCTTAGCTTTTCTACTGCAAAAGTTAAGCACGATGTTTCTGCTGGCACCAACACGCAAATTAATAGCTATCAAGCAACCGTTTATGGTCGGTATGAATTTTTCAATCCCCTTTATTTAGATTGGTTTGGTGCAATTACTTATAATACTTATCAGCAACAGAGAAACGTTAGTATTGGTAGTTTCTTTATGTCACCAAGCTCAAACTACGATGGCTGGCAAACGGGTCTTAAAGGTGAGCTGGGTTATGTGTTTGATCAAGATTGTTGGCATATCATTCCTATATTCTCGTTGTATTACTCGCACTTATCATTAGATTCTTATACCGAAACGGGTGGGGGTACTGCGAACCAAAACGTGAATGAACAGTCATATGATTTATTCCAAGCAGGCATTGGCATTAGGGTTGCTTATGATTATTTAACGCCACAAATTACCTGGCAGCCGGAAGTTCATGCAAGAATATTTTATGACTTTGTGGGAGATACGGTAGCAACCACCTCGCAATTTATTGGTGCTGGGCCAAGTTTTGTGACAGAAGGGGCCAAACCTGCTCAAACCAGTTACAACTTAGGCTTAAAATTGACCGCATTTGAGCATGAAAATCTTACTTTAACGGCAAGTTATGACTTCCTGTTCAAAGAAGACTTTACTTCCAATACGGCTTATCTGAAATTCCGTTATGACTGGGACCATTGTGTCAGAATCGTTGATGTCTTGGCACCACTAAAAATGCATAGCCAACGTCCTGAGATCATGGAAGAAAGGGTGGTGAGAACCTTGCCACCATCTTCTGATGCTTACTCGGGGGATTATGATGACAGTGTTTGGCAAGTTCAGGTCGGTGCATTCTCTAATCCTGAGAATGCTAGAGTGATGGTCGACAAACTACGATTGGCAGGATACGCGGTTTATACGGAGCTTAAAAAGCATTCAGGTAGAACGTTAGTTGTGGTATTAGTCGATGATTTACATAGCAGAAATGAAGCTGAAAATGTAAAACAGTTGTTACATAAGCAATTTAATGTGAAAGGGCAAATTGTGCATTAG
- a CDS encoding haloacid dehalogenase-like hydrolase: protein MRYKLNYLIFVFILFFASVSQATEPLPSWNDTQAKQRIIQFVKKVTDKNSADYVPPEERIAAFDNDGTLWAEKPVFFQIAFAFDRIKALAPEHPEWNNQQPFKAILENDHATLEKLGQKGILEILAVTHAGMTTTDFNNIVKEWIKTAKHPQKHVPYTDLVYQPMIELLEYLRANEFVTFIVSGGGVDFMRAWTEKSYGVPPQQVVGSSAKVKFEMKDGKPILMRLPEIFFIDDKTGKPEGIHRHIGRQPIMAFGNSDGDFEMLEWTTLRSDRPSLAMIVHHDDAEREWAYDRHDPLAKLDVALDAAKKNNWTVISMKNDWKTIFAKP from the coding sequence ATGAGATATAAGCTGAATTATTTAATATTCGTTTTTATTTTATTCTTTGCTTCCGTTTCTCAGGCGACAGAACCTCTTCCATCATGGAATGATACCCAAGCAAAACAAAGGATTATTCAATTTGTAAAAAAAGTGACCGATAAAAATAGCGCCGATTACGTCCCTCCAGAAGAGCGCATCGCGGCTTTTGATAATGATGGTACTTTATGGGCCGAAAAACCTGTCTTCTTTCAAATCGCCTTTGCTTTTGACAGAATTAAGGCATTGGCTCCAGAGCATCCTGAGTGGAATAATCAACAACCCTTTAAAGCGATTTTAGAAAACGATCATGCTACCTTAGAAAAGCTGGGGCAAAAGGGTATTTTAGAGATCTTAGCGGTCACCCATGCTGGCATGACGACAACCGATTTTAATAATATTGTTAAAGAATGGATCAAAACGGCTAAACATCCGCAAAAGCATGTCCCTTATACAGATCTTGTTTATCAACCCATGATTGAATTACTTGAATATCTTCGTGCAAACGAGTTCGTGACGTTTATTGTTTCAGGTGGTGGCGTTGATTTCATGCGCGCTTGGACTGAAAAAAGCTATGGTGTCCCTCCACAACAAGTGGTTGGTAGTAGTGCTAAAGTCAAATTTGAAATGAAAGATGGAAAACCTATTTTAATGCGTTTGCCGGAGATTTTCTTTATTGATGACAAGACAGGTAAACCTGAAGGTATTCATCGACATATTGGCCGTCAACCTATTATGGCTTTTGGTAATTCAGATGGTGATTTTGAAATGCTGGAATGGACAACCTTAAGGAGCGATAGACCCTCTCTTGCCATGATTGTTCATCATGATGATGCAGAACGTGAATGGGCCTATGATAGACATGACCCCTTAGCCAAGCTTGATGTTGCGTTAGATGCTGCCAAAAAGAATAATTGGACTGTCATAAGCATGAAAAACGATTGGAAAACGATATTTGCGAAGCCGTAA
- a CDS encoding GyrI-like domain-containing protein: MNYELQLNKVIEFIGKHLDDKLTLAQLSDISCFSKYHFHRLFTAYTGLSLQQYIRWLRLKRAAHQLIIDKEISIINIAINAGFESHEAFTRAFKQSCGLSPSEFRHHASWHVWEKPPYCLPKQGNLKMNVTIKNMNARRLAIIEHRGNPQKIGSSVSQLITWAKAQAVSLKPKAGEAFGFAYDDPKTTPAAEFRFDLGITIPESLKLEGAVIEKRLPAGRYAVIQHKGSRDYISEVIYSLYREWLPHSGEELGDMPCLFCYYNFDHEVAETELVTECWLLLK; this comes from the coding sequence ATGAATTATGAACTTCAATTAAATAAGGTTATTGAGTTTATCGGAAAACATCTCGATGATAAACTCACCCTGGCACAATTGAGCGATATTTCATGCTTTTCTAAATATCATTTTCATCGCCTGTTTACAGCTTATACCGGTTTATCTTTACAACAATATATACGATGGCTTCGCTTAAAACGTGCGGCACATCAGTTAATTATTGATAAAGAGATATCGATTATTAACATTGCAATCAATGCAGGATTTGAATCACACGAGGCTTTCACACGCGCATTTAAACAAAGCTGTGGCTTAAGCCCAAGTGAATTCCGCCACCATGCAAGCTGGCATGTATGGGAAAAGCCTCCTTATTGTTTGCCTAAACAAGGTAATCTCAAAATGAATGTGACCATTAAAAACATGAATGCAAGACGTTTGGCCATCATAGAGCATCGCGGCAATCCTCAAAAAATTGGCAGCAGCGTGAGTCAATTAATCACTTGGGCTAAGGCACAAGCAGTCAGCTTAAAACCTAAAGCAGGAGAAGCTTTTGGCTTTGCTTATGATGATCCTAAAACAACGCCGGCAGCTGAGTTTCGGTTTGATCTGGGAATAACCATTCCTGAATCATTAAAACTTGAAGGTGCTGTTATTGAAAAAAGATTACCGGCGGGTCGTTATGCGGTAATCCAACATAAAGGATCTCGAGATTACATTAGCGAGGTTATTTATAGCTTATATCGTGAATGGCTACCTCACTCTGGTGAAGAGCTTGGTGATATGCCTTGTCTATTTTGTTATTACAACTTTGATCATGAAGTGGCTGAAACAGAATTAGTAACGGAATGCTGGCTTTTATTAAAATAA
- a CDS encoding succinylglutamate desuccinylase/aspartoacylase domain-containing protein — protein sequence MKNNKNKAITIAGVDIEPGKHAIVKLPLADLYTQTEMSIPIHIFHGKSAGPKVFISSVIHGDEINSVEIVRRVHAQRWLKHINGTLITLPIINVYGFMLRSRYLPDRRDLNRSFPGSQSGSLAARLANTLTTEIFSHCQYGIDLHTGAYGRINFPQLRVNLSTPGTKKLAKAFDAPVIIDAQLRDGSLRQVASEMNIPILVYEGGEALRFNELCIRMGVRGITKVLDYLGMIESPLLSKATLLKPLITKHTRWVRACDSGMLQFCKDFTKKFAVKKGETLAYIHDPFQVNPPQKIKAPFNGVVIGLTNLPVVNEGDAVFNIASTQRLKTLDAYIDDMRDEITQFDS from the coding sequence ATGAAGAATAACAAAAATAAAGCCATTACCATTGCAGGGGTTGATATTGAACCTGGAAAACACGCCATTGTTAAGCTTCCTCTAGCCGATCTTTACACCCAAACGGAGATGAGCATTCCCATCCATATTTTTCATGGTAAGAGTGCGGGCCCAAAAGTCTTTATCTCAAGCGTCATTCATGGCGACGAAATCAATAGCGTTGAAATTGTCCGTCGTGTGCATGCACAGCGGTGGCTGAAACATATTAACGGCACCTTAATTACCCTTCCCATCATCAATGTCTATGGTTTTATGCTCCGATCGCGCTACTTACCAGATAGACGTGATTTGAATCGTTCTTTTCCCGGTTCACAATCAGGTTCTTTAGCAGCAAGATTAGCCAATACGCTAACAACCGAGATTTTTTCACATTGTCAATATGGCATCGATTTGCATACCGGGGCCTATGGTAGAATTAATTTTCCTCAGTTAAGAGTTAATTTATCGACTCCAGGAACCAAAAAACTGGCAAAAGCTTTTGATGCCCCAGTCATTATCGATGCACAACTCAGAGATGGTTCACTTCGTCAGGTTGCAAGCGAAATGAACATTCCGATCTTGGTTTATGAAGGAGGTGAAGCACTACGTTTTAATGAATTATGCATTCGTATGGGGGTACGCGGTATCACCAAAGTACTTGATTATCTCGGCATGATAGAATCTCCACTTTTAAGTAAAGCGACGCTTTTAAAGCCATTAATCACCAAGCATACTCGTTGGGTACGTGCTTGTGACAGTGGTATGCTGCAATTTTGCAAAGATTTTACTAAAAAATTCGCTGTCAAAAAGGGGGAAACATTAGCTTATATTCATGATCCGTTTCAAGTAAATCCTCCTCAAAAAATCAAAGCACCTTTTAATGGGGTTGTGATTGGCTTAACCAATCTCCCCGTCGTAAATGAAGGGGATGCGGTTTTTAATATTGCAAGCACCCAAAGGCTTAAAACACTGGATGCTTATATTGATGATATGCGAGATGAGATCACGCAATTTGATTCATAA
- a CDS encoding DUF4389 domain-containing protein yields MEILPENVRNNVKSKDHWTRGFYLVLFFFILYSVIFLLFFIGIFQFVTNLFFNKSNKHLLTFGHSLSLYYHDMIQYISYNSARKPFPFSPWPHGDK; encoded by the coding sequence ATGGAAATACTGCCTGAAAATGTCAGAAACAACGTAAAGTCTAAAGATCACTGGACAAGAGGGTTTTATCTTGTTTTGTTCTTTTTTATTCTTTATTCCGTTATTTTCTTGCTGTTTTTTATTGGTATCTTTCAGTTCGTCACAAATCTTTTCTTTAACAAATCGAATAAGCATCTGTTAACGTTCGGTCATTCTCTAAGTCTTTATTATCACGATATGATTCAATATATTTCTTATAATTCTGCTAGAAAACCTTTTCCATTTAGCCCGTGGCCTCATGGTGACAAGTAA
- the bcp gene encoding thioredoxin-dependent thiol peroxidase yields the protein MSKMAVGDKIPDLTFESTDPKITSFKDLKGQNIVLYFYPKDNTPGCTLEGKDFRDLHDAFLKENTQVIGVSRDSLSSHEKFCGKHSLPFTLISDKDEKVCKAFGVIIEKNMFARLILGIERTTFLIDTQGVIKQIWPKVKVKGHAQAVLDAIKAAN from the coding sequence ATGTCAAAAATGGCTGTAGGGGATAAAATCCCCGATCTGACTTTTGAGAGTACAGATCCTAAAATAACCTCTTTTAAAGATCTGAAAGGGCAAAATATTGTTTTGTATTTTTACCCCAAAGACAATACACCTGGGTGTACCTTGGAAGGCAAAGATTTTCGCGATCTGCATGATGCTTTTTTAAAGGAGAATACTCAGGTTATTGGTGTTTCGCGAGATTCCCTAAGCTCTCATGAGAAATTTTGTGGAAAACATAGTCTTCCTTTTACCCTGATATCTGATAAAGATGAAAAAGTATGTAAAGCATTTGGGGTGATTATTGAGAAAAACATGTTTGCTCGGCTTATCTTAGGGATAGAGCGTACGACCTTTTTGATTGATACCCAAGGCGTTATTAAGCAAATTTGGCCCAAAGTAAAAGTGAAAGGGCATGCGCAGGCCGTACTGGATGCAATAAAGGCTGCAAACTAA